Proteins co-encoded in one Cynocephalus volans isolate mCynVol1 chromosome 11, mCynVol1.pri, whole genome shotgun sequence genomic window:
- the LOC134390045 gene encoding U8 snoRNA-decapping enzyme-like, with amino-acid sequence MANTNRLELAEALELGPGWRHICYALLYAPDPGVLFGRIPLRYAVLMQMRFDGRLGFPGGFVDAQDSSLEDGLNRKLLEQLGEGVSAFRVERADYRSSHAGSGPCVVAHFYAKCLTLEQLVAVEAGAPRAKDHGLEVLGLVRVPLYTLRDGMGGLPAFLENSFIGVAREQLLEALQDLGLLESGCVSGLKNSAHR; translated from the exons ATGGCCAACACCAACAGGCTGGAGCTGGCCGAAGCCCTGGAGCTGGGGCCCGGCTGGCGGCACATCTGCTATGCGCTGCTCTACGCGCCCGACCCCGGGGTGCTCTTCGGCCGCATCCCGCTGCGCTACGCCGTACTG ATGCAGATGCGCTTCGATGGGCGCCTGGGCTTCCCCGGAGGCTTCGTGGACGCGCAGGACAGTAGCCTGGAGGACGGTCTGAACCGTAAGCTGCTCGAGCAGCTGGGCGAGGGGGTGTCGGCCTTCCGCGTGGAGCGCGCTGACTACCGCAGCTCGCACGCCGGGTCCGGGCCGTGCGTCGTGGCCCACTTCTATGCCAAGTGTCTGACGCTGGAGCAGCTGGTGGCCGTGGAGGCGGGCGCACCGCGCGCTAAGGACCACGGGCTGGAG GTCCTGGGCCTGGTGCGGGTGCCCCTGTATACCCTGCGGGATGGTATGGGAGGCCTGCCTGCTTTCCTGGAGAATTCCTTTATTGGAGTTGCCCGAGAGCAGCTACTGGAAGCTCTCCAAGACTTGGGACTTTTGGAATCTGGCTGTGTGTCCGGCCTTAAGAACTCAGCTCATCGCTAG
- the LOC134390705 gene encoding U8 snoRNA-decapping enzyme has product MAGARRLELAEALELGPGWRHACHALLYAPDPGVLFGRIPLRYAVLMQMRFDGRLGFPGGFVDAQDSSLEDGLNRELREELGEAVSAFRVERADYRSSHAGPRPRVVAHFYAKCLTLEQLVAVETGAPRAKDHGLEVLGLVRVPLYTLRDGMGGLPAFLENSFIGAAREQLLEALQDLGLLESGSLSGLKN; this is encoded by the exons ATGGCTGGGGCTCGCAGGCTGGAGCTGGCCGAAGCCCTGGAGCTGGGACCTGGCTGGCGGCATGCGTGCCATGCGCTGCTCTACGCGCCCGACCCGGGGGTGCTCTTCGGCCGCATCCCGCTGCGCTACGCCGTACTG ATGCAGATGCGCTTCGATGGGCGCCTGGGCTTCCCCGGAGGCTTCGTGGACGCGCAGGACAGTAGCCTGGAGGACGGTCTGAACCGCGAATTGCGGGAGGAGCTGGGCGAGGCGGTGTCGGCCTTCCGCGTGGAGCGCGCTGACTACCGCAGCTCGCACGCCGGGCCCAGGCCGCGCGTCGTAGCCCACTTCTACGCCAAGTGTCTGACGCTGGAGCAGCTGGTGGCCGTGGAGACGGGCGCACCGCGCGCTAAGGACCACGGGCTGGAG GTCCTGGGCCTGGTGCGGGTGCCCCTGTATACCCTGCGGGATGGTATGGGAGGCCTGCCTGCTTTCCTGGAGAATTCCTTTATTGGAGCTGCACGAGAGCAGCTACTGGAAGCTCTCCAAGACTTGGGACTTTTGGAATCTGGCTCTCTGTCGGGCCTTAAGAACTAA